From a single Stomoxys calcitrans chromosome 4, idStoCalc2.1, whole genome shotgun sequence genomic region:
- the LOC106093226 gene encoding protein SDA1 homolog codes for MKLSLILLLVSGLAIALADPARPQRGMIHQINAGVAGPNPYIFLTVPRGRSQSLVQGFEVIDSDNNNDDDDADDEEPLNLKQRNSKHTINDELDHDEEEDMDMANSMEEQMDENEDEDADDMTVDVMKDFAMSDKSKKNQRLTSSVKNAKTTPMMVSRETAGAIMVPDEIIEIEGQSVIDEKTGKPALLLPRSVLDSIPDGSVVALMERPDEGRSSEEERANRVVVRRRRKGSRRNVKRRRGNGRRRRRGNRRRPNKRVRVMRVGGNRRRGNRRRVGYQG; via the exons ATGAAACTAAGTTTAATTCTGCTGCTGGTCTCAGGACTGGCCATAGCATTGGCAG ATCCCGCTAGGCCTCAAAGGGGTATGATACATCAGATTAACGCTGGTGTAGCGGGACCCAATCCATATATTTTCTTGACCGTGCCCCGAGGTCGTTCGCAATCGTTGGTGCAAGGTTTCGAGGTCATTGACAGTGACAACAacaatgacgatgatgatgccgACGATGAAGAGCCACTTAACCTGAAACAAAGGAATTCCAAACATACCATCAATGATGAGCTAGACCATGACGAAGAAGAAGACATGGACATGGCTAACAGCATGGAGGAGCAAATGGACGAAAATGAGGACGAGGATGCAGATGATATGACAGTCGATGTCATGAAGGACTTCGCTATGAGCGATAAATCCAAGAAGAACCAAAGACTAACATCGTCGGTGAAGAATGCCAAGACCACTCCCATGATGGTGTCCCGGGAAACTGCAGGAGCCATCATGGTGCCCGATGAAATCATCGAAATCGAAGGTCAAAGCGTGATCGATGAAAAGACCGGCAAACCTGCCCTACTGCTCCCACGCTCCGTTCTAGACTCTATTCCCGATGGCAGTGTGGTGGCTCTCATGGAGCGTCCTGATGAAGGGCGGTCCTCCGAAGAGGAGCGTGCGAATCGTGTGGTAGTGCGCCGTCGTCGCAAGGGCTCCCGTCGCAATGTGAAACGCCGCCGTGGTAATGGCCGTCGTCGCAGACGCGGCAACAGGCGTCGCCCCAACAAGCGCGTTCGCGTTATGCGCGTTGGAGGAAATCGTCGTCGTGGCAATCGCCGCCGCGTCGGTTACCAAGGTTAA